A single region of the Bacteroides luhongzhouii genome encodes:
- a CDS encoding MATE family efflux transporter — MATSKEMTAGPALPLILKFTLPLLLGNLLQQTYSLVDAAIVGKFLGINALASVGASTSVVFLILGFCNGCCGGFGIPVAQKFGARDYSTMRSYVAVSLKLAAGMSVVIALLTSILCEDILRIMRTPENIFEGAYAYLLVTFIGVPCTFFYNLLSSIIRALGDSKTPFWFLLFAAVLNIILDLFCILVLDWGVAGAAVATVFSQGLSAVLCYIYMYRKFEILQGTPKERRFQSKLAKTLLYIGVPMGLQFSITAIGSIMLQSANNALGTACVAAFTSAMRIKMFFICTFESLGISMATYSGQNYGAGKPERIWLGIKASALMMIIYAAFTFLLLMVGAKYFALIFVDPSETEILLDTELFLHISCMFFPMLGLLCILRYTIQGVGFTNLAMFSGVAEMIARILVSLYAVPAFGFIAVCYGDPMAWIAADLFLVPAFIYVYRRLKKQVFVNSTVQQTVA; from the coding sequence ATGGCAACTTCTAAAGAAATGACGGCAGGGCCGGCATTACCTCTCATTTTAAAGTTTACACTGCCGCTTTTACTCGGCAATCTGTTGCAACAAACGTATTCGCTTGTTGATGCTGCAATTGTAGGAAAGTTTTTGGGAATTAACGCGTTAGCTTCTGTCGGGGCCAGCACGTCAGTGGTGTTTCTCATTCTCGGGTTCTGCAATGGATGTTGCGGAGGGTTCGGGATACCTGTTGCGCAGAAGTTTGGGGCGCGGGATTACAGTACGATGCGTAGTTATGTGGCCGTCAGTTTGAAACTGGCTGCGGGAATGTCTGTGGTGATTGCTCTTCTCACCAGTATTTTATGTGAGGATATTCTTCGGATCATGCGTACACCGGAGAATATATTTGAAGGGGCTTATGCTTATCTGCTTGTCACTTTCATCGGTGTGCCGTGTACGTTCTTCTATAATCTTCTTTCGAGCATTATCCGTGCGCTGGGAGACAGTAAGACGCCTTTTTGGTTTCTGTTGTTTGCGGCTGTTTTGAATATCATTCTCGACTTGTTCTGTATTCTGGTACTTGACTGGGGAGTGGCGGGAGCTGCTGTCGCTACTGTCTTTTCGCAAGGATTGTCGGCTGTTCTCTGCTACATTTATATGTATCGGAAGTTTGAAATATTGCAGGGCACTCCGAAAGAACGCCGGTTTCAGTCGAAACTGGCTAAGACGCTGCTCTATATCGGTGTGCCTATGGGATTGCAGTTTTCTATCACGGCTATCGGCAGCATTATGCTTCAGAGTGCGAATAATGCATTGGGAACGGCGTGTGTGGCAGCTTTTACGTCTGCTATGCGCATCAAGATGTTCTTTATCTGCACGTTCGAAAGTTTGGGCATTTCGATGGCTACATATAGCGGACAGAATTACGGAGCGGGTAAACCGGAACGTATTTGGTTGGGAATCAAGGCTAGTGCTCTGATGATGATTATTTATGCGGCATTCACGTTCCTTCTTCTGATGGTAGGGGCTAAATATTTCGCGCTGATCTTCGTAGACCCGTCGGAAACGGAAATTCTGCTGGATACGGAGTTGTTCCTGCATATCTCCTGTATGTTCTTCCCGATGCTTGGTTTGTTGTGCATCTTGCGTTATACTATTCAGGGAGTAGGCTTTACCAATCTTGCTATGTTCTCCGGAGTGGCGGAGATGATTGCGCGTATTCTTGTCAGTCTCTATGCCGTACCGGCATTCGGCTTTATTGCTGTCTGCTACGGTGATCCGATGGCTTGGATAGCAGCAGACTTATTCCTGGTGCCGGCCTTTATCTACGTTTATCGCAGGTTGAAGAAGCAGGTGTTTGTAAATTCGACTGTACAGCAGACTGTTGCATAA
- a CDS encoding RluA family pseudouridine synthase, whose protein sequence is MIHFFKKPVSHLALPEKFTYPFHYTPHPLCVLAAEEVKKYIASRKEWQEELASGKMFGVLIVQTDNGITNNEENPNEENQIGYLAAFSGNLAGKNLHPYFVPPVYDLLQPEGFFKIEEEQISAINIRIRELENSSSYLDSKEKWKIETEQANAVLNQAKAELKMAKKAREIRRQSSPEISEEEQASLIRESQYQKAEYKRLEKEWKKRLEELETEVRHFDIEIERLKTERKERSAALQRKLFEQFRLLNAQGEVKDLYTIFEQTVQKVPPAGAGECALPKLLQYAYLHQLKPLAMAEFWWGDSPKNEIRHHGYYYPSCKGKCEPILQHMLQGLEVDENPLLNPVHEDKELEIVFEDEWLLVVNKPAGMLSVPGKAEDRDSVYHRLKKKYPEATGPMIVHRLDMATSGLLLVAKTKEVHQDLQAQFANRSIKKRYVAVLDGIVLSERTGRIELPLCLNPLDRPRQIVNKEYGKEAITEYRIISESGSTFNESRKHTRIIFYPLTGRTHQLRVHAAHPEGLGCPILGDELYGKKADRLYLHAEYIEFRHPIYGDILRIQKGADF, encoded by the coding sequence ATGATACATTTTTTCAAGAAACCCGTTTCTCACCTTGCGCTGCCAGAGAAATTCACTTATCCTTTCCATTATACACCTCATCCATTGTGTGTGTTGGCTGCGGAAGAAGTGAAAAAATATATCGCAAGCCGGAAAGAATGGCAAGAAGAATTGGCTTCCGGAAAGATGTTTGGAGTGTTGATTGTACAAACGGACAACGGAATAACAAACAACGAAGAAAATCCAAACGAAGAAAATCAGATTGGTTATCTTGCAGCTTTCTCCGGCAATCTGGCCGGAAAGAATCTGCATCCTTATTTCGTTCCTCCCGTTTATGACTTATTACAACCGGAGGGATTCTTCAAAATTGAAGAAGAACAGATTTCTGCCATTAATATCCGTATTCGTGAATTGGAAAACAGTAGTTCTTATCTCGATTCAAAAGAAAAATGGAAGATAGAAACGGAACAGGCTAACGCTGTTTTGAATCAAGCAAAAGCGGAGCTTAAAATGGCAAAGAAAGCGAGAGAGATTCGTCGCCAGTCTTCCCCCGAGATTTCCGAAGAAGAACAAGCCTCCCTGATTCGGGAAAGCCAATACCAAAAGGCGGAATACAAACGACTGGAAAAGGAATGGAAAAAACGATTGGAAGAGCTCGAAACGGAAGTCAGGCACTTCGATATTGAAATAGAGCGACTGAAAACCGAACGAAAAGAACGTTCGGCAGCTTTACAAAGAAAGTTATTCGAGCAGTTCCGGCTGCTAAACGCCCAAGGAGAGGTGAAAGACTTGTATACTATTTTCGAGCAAACGGTTCAGAAAGTTCCCCCTGCCGGTGCAGGTGAATGTGCTTTGCCCAAGTTATTGCAATATGCGTATCTTCATCAATTAAAGCCATTGGCTATGGCTGAATTCTGGTGGGGCGACTCTCCTAAAAATGAAATCCGGCATCACGGATATTATTATCCTTCCTGTAAAGGGAAGTGTGAACCGATTCTGCAACACATGTTGCAAGGATTGGAGGTAGACGAAAATCCACTGCTGAATCCTGTTCATGAAGATAAAGAACTGGAAATCGTGTTTGAAGACGAATGGTTGCTGGTAGTCAATAAACCGGCAGGAATGTTGTCCGTTCCGGGAAAAGCGGAGGACAGAGATTCAGTCTATCATCGTTTGAAGAAGAAATATCCCGAAGCTACCGGACCCATGATTGTACACCGGCTCGATATGGCTACTTCAGGATTATTGCTCGTTGCCAAAACAAAAGAGGTACATCAGGATTTACAGGCACAATTTGCAAACAGAAGTATCAAAAAACGCTATGTGGCTGTGCTGGATGGAATAGTACTATCAGAAAGAACAGGAAGGATCGAACTCCCTCTCTGTTTAAATCCCCTTGACCGTCCCCGACAAATCGTTAATAAAGAATACGGAAAAGAGGCAATTACAGAATATAGGATCATCAGTGAATCAGGAAGCACTTTCAATGAATCAAGAAAACACACCCGGATAATCTTCTATCCATTGACCGGACGAACACATCAGTTAAGAGTACACGCCGCCCATCCGGAAGGCTTGGGATGCCCCATACTTGGAGACGAGCTCTACGGAAAGAAAGCGGACAGACTATACCTCCATGCCGAATATATAGAATTCCGTCATCCCATATACGGAGACATTCTCCGTATACAGAAAGGGGCCGATTTCTAA
- a CDS encoding SGNH/GDSL hydrolase family protein: protein MDRMEEKTKFAFLGNSHMAFWALDIYFPQWECLNYGAPGEGLAYVESFAVDTSDCQVVVQFGTNDIYQLNDENIDEYVERYVKAVLAVPSLKTYLFCIFPRNDYDDYSTAVNKFIRILNRKIHEKLQGTDIVYLDVFDRLLQDGRLNPELTLDDLHLNGKGYSILTEALKQASGL from the coding sequence ATGGATAGGATGGAAGAAAAAACAAAATTTGCCTTTCTTGGCAACAGTCACATGGCATTTTGGGCACTGGATATCTATTTCCCCCAATGGGAATGTCTGAACTATGGTGCTCCCGGTGAAGGACTGGCCTATGTGGAGTCCTTTGCGGTAGACACTTCCGATTGTCAGGTCGTCGTTCAATTCGGAACCAATGATATTTATCAGTTGAACGATGAAAATATAGATGAATATGTAGAGCGTTATGTAAAAGCGGTTCTTGCCGTCCCTTCATTGAAAACATATCTTTTCTGTATTTTTCCGCGTAATGATTACGATGATTACAGTACGGCTGTGAATAAATTTATCCGGATTCTTAACCGGAAGATACATGAGAAATTGCAGGGAACAGATATTGTCTATCTGGACGTATTCGATCGTTTATTGCAGGATGGCAGGCTGAATCCGGAGTTGACTCTCGACGATTTGCATTTGAATGGTAAGGGCTATAGTATTCTGACAGAAGCACTGAAACAGGCTTCCGGTTTGTAA
- a CDS encoding MaoC family dehydratase, translated as MEQVIINSYEEFEKLVGQQIGVSDYVELSQERINLFADATLDHQWIHVDTERAKVDSPYHSTIAHGYLTLSMLPYLWNQIIQVNNLKMMINYGMDKMKFGQAVLAGQSIRLVTTLHSLTNLRGVAKAEIKFAIEIKDQPKKALEGIAVFLYYFN; from the coding sequence ATGGAACAAGTAATTATCAATTCGTACGAAGAATTCGAAAAACTAGTAGGCCAACAGATAGGTGTTTCCGATTATGTGGAACTCTCGCAGGAACGTATCAATCTTTTTGCTGATGCAACGCTGGATCATCAATGGATTCATGTAGATACGGAACGTGCTAAAGTAGACAGCCCTTATCATAGCACGATTGCTCACGGCTACCTGACATTATCCATGCTTCCTTATTTGTGGAATCAGATTATCCAGGTGAATAACCTGAAAATGATGATTAACTACGGTATGGACAAAATGAAATTCGGTCAGGCTGTATTGGCAGGACAGAGCATCCGTCTAGTGACTACTTTACACTCGCTGACTAATCTGCGTGGTGTGGCAAAAGCGGAAATCAAGTTTGCTATCGAAATAAAAGACCAACCGAAAAAGGCACTTGAAGGAATTGCTGTGTTCCTTTATTATTTCAATTAA
- a CDS encoding linear amide C-N hydrolase: protein MCTRVVYSGKNGMVATGRSMDWKTEMHSNLWVFPKGMERNGETGTNSLKWTSKYGSVVTSAFEIASTDGMNEKGLVANLLWLPEAKYPVRDQSKPGLAITAWVQYMLDNFATVDEAVAFIDENTFQVVSDMMPDGSRLATLHLSVSDATSDCAIFEYTDGKLTVYHSKEYKVMTNSPTYNKQLALNEYWKSIGGLSFLPGTNRPSDRFARASFYINALPQTDDVRIAIASVFSVIRNTSVPYGISTPEFPEISTTQWRTVSDSKNLLYFFESSLTPNTFWVNLREIDLSEGAPVLKLSIANGETYHGNATKDFKPAQPFRFMGVKG from the coding sequence ATGTGTACAAGAGTCGTTTATTCGGGAAAGAATGGAATGGTGGCAACCGGCCGGTCTATGGATTGGAAAACAGAAATGCACAGTAATCTTTGGGTGTTTCCCAAAGGTATGGAGAGAAATGGAGAAACGGGAACCAACTCTTTGAAATGGACTTCCAAGTATGGCAGCGTAGTAACTTCGGCTTTCGAGATTGCCAGCACAGACGGAATGAATGAAAAAGGATTGGTTGCCAATCTATTATGGTTGCCCGAAGCAAAATATCCGGTCAGGGATCAAAGTAAACCGGGACTTGCCATTACTGCATGGGTGCAATATATGCTGGACAACTTCGCCACCGTAGATGAGGCTGTAGCTTTCATTGATGAGAACACTTTTCAAGTAGTATCGGATATGATGCCGGATGGCTCCCGTCTGGCAACCTTACACTTGTCCGTTTCCGACGCAACGAGTGATTGTGCGATATTCGAATATACGGACGGAAAGCTGACTGTCTACCACAGCAAGGAATACAAAGTGATGACCAACTCTCCAACCTACAACAAGCAACTGGCACTAAACGAGTACTGGAAATCAATAGGCGGATTGAGTTTCCTGCCCGGAACCAACCGTCCGTCCGACCGTTTTGCAAGAGCCAGTTTTTATATTAATGCCCTACCCCAAACAGATGATGTGAGAATAGCCATAGCAAGCGTATTCAGCGTTATCCGAAACACTTCTGTTCCTTATGGCATCTCTACACCCGAATTTCCGGAAATTTCCACCACACAATGGAGAACGGTGTCGGACAGCAAGAATCTGCTCTATTTCTTCGAATCGAGCCTGACTCCCAATACATTCTGGGTAAATCTCCGGGAAATCGACTTGTCAGAAGGAGCTCCGGTACTCAAATTATCTATCGCCAATGGCGAAACCTATCACGGAAATGCAACCAAAGACTTTAAACCGGCACAGCCGTTCAGATTCATGGGAGTAAAGGGGTAA
- a CDS encoding GNAT family N-acetyltransferase: MKLHHIAIWTFRLEELKEFYVRFFGGKSNEKYINPKKGFESYFVSFGEGTDLELMSRTDVQDTPIEENRVGLTHFAFTFPSQEEVLRFTEQMRSEGYTIAGEPRTSGDGYFESVVLDPDGNRIECVYRAGTDTKTENIPSVTLDTERLLLRPFEEKDAEAFFACCQNPNLGNNAGWPPHRTLEESRHILHSTFINQEGIWAMILKDTQQLIGSVGIIPDPKRENPQVRMLGYWLDETYWGKGYMTEAVQSVLKYGFEELKLSLITATCYPHNKRSQKVLKKNGFIYEGTLHQAELTYNGNTYDHQCYYLPGISQPTPEDYEEILHVWETSVRHTHDFLTEEDIQFYKPLMREHYLPVVELFVIRNANGKIAAFMGLSDELIEMLFVHPDEQGKGYGKRLIEYARDKKQMDKIDVNEQNEKALQFYLHLGFQIIGRDETDSMGKPFPILHLQLPEANTGNRD; this comes from the coding sequence ATGAAACTACATCATATTGCCATTTGGACCTTCCGGCTGGAAGAATTAAAAGAATTTTATGTCCGTTTCTTCGGAGGAAAAAGCAATGAGAAATACATCAATCCCAAGAAAGGATTTGAGTCATATTTTGTCTCTTTCGGTGAGGGAACTGACTTGGAACTCATGAGTCGTACAGACGTACAAGACACACCCATTGAAGAAAACAGAGTTGGACTGACACACTTTGCTTTCACCTTTCCCAGCCAAGAAGAAGTATTACGTTTCACCGAACAGATGCGTTCGGAAGGATATACCATCGCCGGTGAACCGCGTACTTCGGGAGACGGATACTTTGAAAGTGTTGTGCTCGATCCTGATGGAAATCGGATTGAATGTGTATATCGAGCAGGAACGGACACCAAGACTGAAAATATTCCCTCCGTAACACTCGACACAGAACGCTTGCTCCTCCGCCCTTTTGAAGAAAAAGATGCAGAAGCATTTTTCGCCTGTTGCCAAAACCCGAATTTGGGAAACAATGCCGGATGGCCGCCCCACCGGACATTGGAAGAGTCTCGCCATATACTCCATTCCACATTTATCAATCAGGAAGGTATATGGGCGATGATACTAAAAGATACGCAACAACTGATCGGTTCCGTAGGAATCATCCCCGATCCCAAACGGGAAAACCCACAAGTAAGAATGTTGGGTTACTGGCTCGACGAGACCTATTGGGGCAAAGGATATATGACTGAAGCAGTGCAAAGCGTTCTCAAATATGGCTTTGAGGAATTGAAACTAAGCCTCATCACCGCCACTTGCTATCCACACAACAAACGTTCACAGAAAGTCCTGAAAAAGAACGGTTTCATCTATGAAGGAACCCTCCACCAAGCGGAACTGACTTACAACGGAAATACCTACGACCACCAGTGTTATTATCTCCCCGGCATCTCCCAACCTACTCCGGAAGATTATGAAGAAATCCTCCATGTATGGGAAACGTCCGTCCGTCACACGCATGATTTCCTGACGGAAGAAGATATCCAGTTTTACAAACCACTGATGCGGGAACATTATCTACCGGTCGTTGAACTTTTTGTTATCCGCAATGCCAACGGAAAGATTGCCGCTTTCATGGGACTAAGCGACGAACTGATCGAAATGTTGTTCGTACACCCTGACGAACAGGGAAAAGGATATGGCAAACGATTAATAGAATACGCAAGAGACAAAAAACAGATGGATAAAATAGACGTCAACGAGCAGAATGAAAAGGCACTCCAGTTCTATCTCCATCTAGGATTCCAGATTATCGGCAGAGATGAAACGGACAGCATGGGTAAACCTTTCCCCATTCTTCATTTACAACTGCCGGAAGCGAATACCGGTAACAGAGATTAA
- the bla gene encoding class A beta-lactamase, subclass A2: protein MRSFIVLLCLVPTLLLAQQNKLETQLKQAIKDKKAEIGIAVIINGKDTVTVNNDIHYPLMSVFKFHQALALADYMGKKKQSLDTRLPIKKSDLKPNTYSPLRDKYPQGGIEMSIADLLRYTLQQSDNNACDILFNYQGGPEAVNRYIHSLGVQECVIVGTETAMHEDLNLCYQNWTTPLAAAELLEIFRKKPLFAKAYKDFIYQTMVECQTGKDRLVAPLLDKKVTVGHKTGTGDLNAKGQQIGCNDIGFVLLPDGRIYSIAVFVKDSEENSQANSQIIADISRIVYKYVIQH from the coding sequence ATGCGTTCATTCATAGTGCTTCTTTGTTTAGTGCCCACCCTCCTGCTTGCCCAACAAAACAAACTTGAAACACAGTTGAAACAGGCAATCAAAGATAAAAAAGCTGAAATAGGGATTGCCGTTATCATTAACGGAAAAGATACGGTAACTGTCAATAATGACATTCACTACCCGTTGATGAGCGTATTCAAGTTTCATCAGGCGTTGGCATTGGCCGATTATATGGGAAAGAAAAAACAATCACTGGACACCCGGTTGCCAATCAAAAAATCAGATTTAAAGCCGAACACTTACAGTCCGCTGCGAGATAAATATCCGCAAGGGGGAATTGAAATGAGTATCGCCGACCTGTTAAGATACACACTTCAGCAGAGCGATAACAATGCTTGCGATATTCTTTTCAACTATCAAGGTGGTCCGGAAGCTGTGAATAGGTATATCCATTCATTAGGAGTTCAGGAATGTGTCATCGTCGGAACAGAAACAGCGATGCACGAAGACTTGAATCTGTGTTATCAAAACTGGACCACTCCGTTAGCTGCTGCCGAATTATTGGAGATATTCCGCAAGAAACCTTTGTTTGCAAAAGCGTACAAAGACTTTATATATCAGACAATGGTGGAATGTCAAACCGGGAAAGATCGTTTGGTTGCTCCGTTGCTTGATAAAAAAGTAACCGTAGGTCACAAAACCGGAACGGGAGACCTTAATGCGAAAGGACAGCAGATTGGTTGTAATGACATTGGTTTCGTTCTTTTACCCGATGGACGTATTTATAGCATAGCTGTCTTCGTGAAGGATTCTGAAGAAAACAGTCAGGCGAACAGTCAGATTATCGCTGATATTTCCCGCATCGTTTACAAATACGTAATACAGCATTAA